The DNA region CGTCTTCCTCCTCGTCGTCGTCGGCGGCAATTGGACCCGCGCGTTGTTGGAGAGCCTTGGAGATTTTGTAATCCACTGAAGTGGTGCTCCGGCGAGCATGTTCATCGGCGACGGATTCGGAATAGGTTGAGAAGTCCCACGGCGACTGCGATTTCTTATTTTTAGCTCGGGAGCTAATTTCCTTTTCCTCTATGTCGTCGtcatcctcctcttcttcttcgctTTCACCGTCGTGCGCGTATTCAACCTCTTCATCGCTGGGAGGTTCGAACACGAAATCGGAAGTAACCATTTGAGAGCGAAGTACGGCCAGCTCACGAGCAGCCGGAGTCCGTCAATGGAGGGTTTAGGAGTTTGGACACCAAAATCTCACAGGGTTTTACAATTTTGAGACAATTGACGGAACTACGTCGTTTTCTACTAATATGAGCCTTTATATCCCCAATTGGGCTGTCTACCAGATTTGGGCTGTGTTAGTTATGCCAAAGCGATAAAAATTTCATTTCACATTATATATCTTGCAGTTGTTATACCAAGGAGCCAGTTCACTTTGCGAGGTGGATTCAGATTCAAGTTCACACTTTTAAAACTCACAGGGCGTTTGGTTTGGATGAGGGAATTAAGCGaggaaagaattgtaatttggtgcaattgtaattcaatgaataaagtaagaattaaaattacagtgtttggtatgcagaaataagAGTACAgaaaattgaaaggtaagaaatgACAAAATAACTAAACTACctttatgttgtggtagatgttgtagtaatagtagtagtagtagtagtagtagtaataataataataataataataataataataataataataataataataataataataataataatagtagtagtaatctatactattaataaaaacaatatcctcagttttaacttcccgcccaaaagcgtattattgttaaaatatggtaatacaattcctatccctaatacaattgtaaactaaaatagaattcctaataaaatatattcttccctacgttcctattcgtaatacaattctagactaaaattactaatggtaattattcagtatatatatttctctgcaattcaatctatactatctatactattaataaaaacaatatcttcagttttaacttcccgcccaaaagcgtattattgttaaaatatggtaatacaattcctatccctaatataattgtaaattaaaatagaattcctaataaaatattttcttccctacgttcctattcgtaatataattctagactagaattactaatggtaattattcagtatatatatttctctgcaattcaatctatactatctatactattaataaaaacaatatcttcagttttaacttcccgcccaaaagcgtattattgttaaaatatggtaatacaattcctatccctaatataattgtaaattaaaatagaattcctaataaaatattttcttccctacgttcctattcgtaatataattctagactagaattactaatggtaattattcagtatatatatttctctgcaattcaatctatactatctatactattaataaaaacaatatcttcagttttaacttcccgcccaaaagcgtattattgttaaaatatggtaatacaattcctatccctaatataattgtaaattaaaatagaattcctaataaaatatatattcttccctacgttcctcgtaatacaattctagactagaattactaatggtaataattaagtatatatatttctctgcaatgcaatctatactattaatcaTTAGTATTGACATTAGTCATTTTAAGGAGAGTCTCTTTTCGAGTAACTTCTAAGTTAGTTGGAcaattaacttgataattatatagTTATTTTTTCTGTCTTATTAGTTTGAGCAGTCATCTATACGTTTTTAAAAGTCAcgttttgaaatttaaaattcttaatttGTACCGACGTAGAGATGACAATTTCAATTCACTCTGTCGATATTCGTCGGAATCCACCCCACATTGATCGaaatttttttgagtgatattGGATGGTGGATCGGTGGAgagtcttaaaaaaattaagcatGTGGTAGGTCATGTTGAATTCGGATTTTATGTACTAAGACTCAAATCCAGAACCTTCTATACGGGAGAGCAATTTGGTGCCGCTAGACCATAAGGTCCTTGTAGTACtggtatatagttaattataaaacaaCATTGactaactttttactatttttagttctaaaataataagataatttttttttaaaataaaaaatttagttattatatttgaatatttctattatgttatgtttttaatataactagtgaattttattattttattatgtgtaagttgTGGGTACATGTAGTGGATTGGACATTCTCACACATTGGGGTCCTGATGCAAGTTGAGAGTACGGGTGGATGTAGAAAATATAAAGTGAGTTGGGTGATGAATGTAGTTCTTTTACCCATAGTCATCTTTATCGAGAGGCcaatattagttattattggtccaattaatatgttttttaatgtattgttaattaattactaagtcGTTATTACCTAACAAAGTGTAGACAAAATGATAGATACCCAGAGACAAAGTTGTTACTTGTTAGTTTTCTATTGGTATATACCTTTTGTCTAGTTTTAGCGTTAAAGTTTCATAGGGCATAGGTCTAGGAATCTCGACCAAAACCATTTATCTCCCTTGCTTTAGACAAAAGTTCTAGTAGTACTCAACAATTCAACATCAATCTGGGTAAGAACAAAATGTCAGGATCAAGCTAAGGTACACAattgtctttcttttttttttttttattcttttttcatttttcttaattcGCGGACACAATATTTGTATTGATGTCTTGTGCAATGCTATTATAATGGATTAGATGATTACAAAATGAGAGAATAATTGAATGATGTCTTACCAAGACAATTGTATAAGAATTTATATTAATTGNaattcagtatatatatttctctgcaatgcaatctatactattaataaaaacaatatcctcagttttaacttcccgcccaaaacagacctataatattatggtttgcgtaatattataaaatatggtaatacagttccaatccctaatacaattgtaaattaaaatagaattcctaataaaatatattattccctacgttcctattcgtaatataattctagactagaattactaatgataataatttagtatatatatttctctgcaattcaatctatactatctatactattaataaaaacaatatcctcagttttaactcccgcccaaaacagacctataatattatggtttgcgtaatattgtaaaaaatatggtaatacaattcctatccctaatataattgtaaattaaaatagaattcctaataaaatatatattcttccctacgttcctcgtaatacaattctagactagaattactaatggtaataattaagtatatatatttctctgcaatgcaatctatactattaatcaTTAGTATTGACATTAGTCATTTTAAGGAGAGTCTCTTTTCGAGTAACTTCTAAGTTAGTTGGAcaattaacttgataattatatagTTATTTTTTCTGTCTTATTAGTTTGAGCAGTCATCTATACGTTTTTAAAAGTCAcgttttgaaatttaaaattcttaatttGTACCGACGTAGAGATGACAATTTCAATTCACTCTGTCGATATTCGTCGGAATCCACCCCACATTGATCGaaatttttttgagtgatattGGATGGTGGATCGGTGGAgagtcttaaaaaaattaagcatGTGGTAGGTCATGTTGAATTCGGATTTTATGTACTAAGACTCAAATCCAGAACCTTCTATACGGGAGAGCAATTTGGTGCCGCTAGACCATAAGGTCCTTGTAGTACtggtatatagttaattataaaacaaCATTGactaactttttactatttttagttctaaaataataagataatttttttttaaaataaaaaatttagttattatatttgaatatttctattatgttatgtttttaatataactagtgaattttattattttattatgtgtaagttgTGGGTACATGTAGTGGATTGGACATTCTCACACATTGGGGTCCTGATGCAAGTTGAGAGTACGGGTGGATGTAGAAAATATAAAGTGAGTTGGGTGATGAATGTAGTTCTTTTACCCATAGTCATCTTTATCGAGAGGCcaatattagttattattggtccaattaatatgttttttaatgtattgttaattaattactaagtcGTTATTACCTAACAAAGTGTAGACAAAATGATAGATACCCAGAGACAAAGTTGTTACTTGTTAGTTTTCTATTGGTATATACCTTTTGTCTAGTTTTAGCGTTAAAGTTTCATAGGGCATAGGTCTAGGAATCTCGACCAAAACCATTTATCTCCCTTGCTTTAGACAAAAGTTCTAGTAGTACTCAACAATTCAACATCAATCTGGGTAAGAACAAAATGTCAGGATCAAGCTAAGGTACACAattgtctttcttttttttttttttattcttttttcatttttcttaattcGCGGACACAATATTTGTATTGATGTCTTGTGCAATGCTATTATAATGGATTAGATGATTACAAAATGAGAGAATAATTGAATGATGTCTTACCAAGACAATTGTATAAGAATTTATATTAATTGCTTTATAACCGTCCCGAAAAAAGAGAACTCCGTTATAAAATCGCGTCCGCATGTGTAGCACCCCAGGCCGAGGCGGTCTCCAGCCAAGAGCCAGGGCCACCCCAAGCCGGGGTCGTCCTTTGGGTCACCTTCACTTCTCCCTAAGTCAGTTAGGTCCGGATTCGTCTCTAATGTATCGTCTACAAATAGTGAATAAGTGAACTgctaatataattgtataagTGAACCGCTAATGTAATTGTATCTCTGTATGGTCATAGAATCGGTGAGCCAGCtcaattttgatcattttttgaTTTAGAAGCCAAAAGATGACGTGATGATCAATCCAAATTTGagaacaaaaaactaattatattctgtatgtaatttaatttgcttCATAAACACATATAATTGCATCATAGTAACTGGGGGAAGCAAAATAGAAGCTGGGAATCGTTGGGAAAAGCATCTCAGATGTACAAGATGGAGCATATACATACACACCCACACAAGATATTATGTATTATATCagtaaaaagaagaagaaagtaagTAGGAAGGGCCAGGAGGGGGGNtattgtaaaaaatatggtaatacaattcctatccctaatataattgtaaattaaaatagaattcctaataaaatatatattcttccctacgttcctcgtaatacaattctagactagaattactaatggtaataattaagtatatatatttctctgcaatgcaatctatactattaatcaTTAGTATTGACATTAGTCATTTTAAGGAGAGTCTCTTTTCGAGTAACTTCTAAGTTAGTTGGAcaattaacttgataattatatagTTATTTTTTCTGTCTTATTAGTTTGAGCAGTCATCTATACGTTTTTAAAAGTCAcgttttgaaatttaaaattcttaatttGTACCGACGTAGAGATGACAATTTCAATTCACTCTGTCGATATTCGTCGGAATCCACCCCACATTGATCGaaatttttttgagtgatattGGATGGTGGATCGGTGGAgagtcttaaaaaaattaagcatGTGGTAGGTCATGTTGAATTCGGATTTTATGTACTAAGACTCAAATCCAGAACCTTCTATACGGGAGAGCAATTTGGTGCCGCTAGACCATAAGGTCCTTGTAGTACtggtatatagttaattataaaacaaCATTGactaactttttactatttttagttctaaaataataagataatttttttttaaaataaaaaatttagttattatatttgaatatttctattatgttatgtttttaatataactagtgaattttattattttattatgtgtaagttgTGGGTACATGTAGTGGATTGGACATTCTCACACATTGGGGTCCTGATGCAAGTTGAGAGTACGGGTGGATGTAGAAAATATAAAGTGAGTTGGGTGATGAATGTAGTTCTTTTACCCATAGTCATCTTTATCGAGAGGCcaatattagttattattggtccaattaatatgttttttaatgtattgttaattaattactaagtcGTTATTACCTAACAAAGTGTAGACAAAATGATAGATACCCAGAGACAAAGTTGTTACTTGTTAGTTTTCTATTGGTATATACCTTTTGTCTAGTTTTAGCGTTAAAGTTTCATAGGGCATAGGTCTAGGAATCTCGACCAAAACCATTTATCTCCCTTGCTTTAGACAAAAGTTCTAGTAGTACTCAACAATTCAACATCAATCTGGGTAAGAACAAAATGTCAGGATCAAGCTAAGGTACACAattgtctttcttttttttttttttattcttttttcatttttcttaattcGCGGACACAATATTTGTATTGATGTCTTGTGCAATGCTATTATAATGGATTAGATGATTACAAAATGAGAGAATAATTGAATGATGTCTTACCAAGACAATTGTATAAGAATTTATATTAATTGCTTTATAACCGTCCCGAAAAAAGAGAACTCCGTTATAAAATCGCGTCCGCATGTGTAGCACCCCAGGCCGAGGCGGTCTCCAGCCAAGAGCCAGGGCCACCCCAAGCCGGGGTCGTCCTTTGGGTCACCTTCACTTCTCCCTAAGTCAGTTAGGTCCGGATTCGTCTCTAATGTATCGTCTACAAATAGTGAATAAGTGAACTgctaatataattgtataagTGAACCGCTAATGTAATTGTATCTCTGTATGGTCATAGAATCGGTGAGCCAGCtcaattttgatcattttttgaTTTAGAAGCCAAAAGATGACGTGATGATCAATCCAAATTTGagaacaaaaaactaattatattctgtatgtaatttaatttgcttCATAAACACATATAATTGCATCATAGTAACTGGGGGAAGCAAAATAGAAGCTGGGAATCGTTGGGAAAAGCATCTCAGATGTACAAGATGGAGCATATACATACACACCCACACAAGATATTATGTATTATATCagtaaaaagaagaagaaagtaagTAGGAAGGGCCAGGAGGGGGGNggggggggggggggggggggggggggggggggttaattACATACTTACAGAGAtaggaaaaaattaaaagtgaatgcGACCTTATCTTTATGACCGATACGCATTAAATTCGCTACAAGCGGTTGTGGGGCTGGGGCTGCGGGAGGCGGAATCGGACCTGAGACGCCGGAGACTTAACGGCGACGCCGTGCCAGCAGATACCTCCCCTGCACATTTCATGGCCGTCGTGGTGGTTCTGTTGCGGCTGATTATGGTGACGGAGGCGGTGGCGGCGAGTGAGCGCGTACGTTGCCTTACGCGACACGTCCCACGTGAGGCTCGCGATGAGCAGAGCGCCGACCGCGGCCGTGGAGGCGATCAATACAAATCCTCCGCCGAAGCTGCGGCCGGTGACGGAGCCGTACACTTTCATCGCCACTATCGCCGCCAGGTAGAGCGTGGTCAAATTCCCCACCACCGCATCGGAAATCGCCATGGCTATTGGCTTTAATTTCGCGTCCCTCAATGCATGAAAGGAATCGATATCTATCTGGAAATGGATAGTGTGAAGAGGAGTGAGGGTTTTGAGGATGGTTTGGAGTGAGGATTACGAAATTGGGGGAGTTTTGAGCTTATCTATCTATCCATCCTTTATCAGAGTTGGGTGATTTTTAGAAAGCAGAAACGAAGTCATCGTCATCCTGACTACGATCTGCCCCCTGATTCGGCAATTCTTTTTTGGAGGAATGTATGGTGTACGGTTATTAGGTGTTAGGTTTAGAGAAAGTAAAGTACTCGGTaaacaataaaagtaaaaaaagacAAAGTTACACTTTAGTTCTGACCACGAGGTATAATTCCTGTTTCAAAAATAGAGAATTTTGTATCTAACTGTATAAAGGCGGGCGCAGATCTATGAATAGGAGACGTTGTATGTGTATCTACGGGACCTAAATTATCAACAGGTTCTCCGAGCACGTTGAAAATTCGTCCCAGAGTCGATCCACCGACGGGAACACTTATAGGAGCTCCCGTGTAAATCACTTCCATTCCTCTCATTAGACCATCTGTATCACTCATAGCTACAGCTCTAACTCGATTATTTCCCAATAATTGATGTACCTCGCAAGTCACATTCATTTGTTCATCAACACTGTCTCGCCCTTGAACTACCGGAGCATTATAAATATTAGGCATCTTGCCGGGGGGATTTTACACTTACCACTCAATGGATTCTTTTTTTCCCTCTAAAGGTGGACATGAATGAGCAGACATGTTGCCCATTAGTTCTGTCGGGCAGGCTGTCTTACCAAAAACCTTTCCACTGCCCTTCTTTCTAGCACCGTGCTTTGCTTTATAGTGAAAAGCGAGCTTCAAGCTCTAGACCTCGTCGGCAATCCCAATCAAGAGATACATTTAATCTCGTACTATACTTAAACTAAAGAGGTAAAGTGCTGAtcagattgattttttcatacgaGAGGAGGTTCAAACTCTTGATCTCTTTAAAAAATGAGAGTGCAAGGTCATTCACGCAGTTCAGATACTATTtagttctgttttttttttattttttattttgttacatTATATTCTTGACTTTCAATTTCTTAACACAAATGAgttattcttttaaatttttttatttcactATTTAATAAATATGGCTAATATGCaatttcatcattcaattaAACAAATTTACAATAGAGGGAGATGAGTTACATGTTGAGCGACATGCTCGACATGCTCGAATGgtaaaattacatgttaacaATCTTTATTCAATAATCAAATGACACAAATTTAAATGGAAGATTAATTGTGACAAGCAAATAAAAGTTATGGTTATAATGAAGCAAAATTAAGAAAGTATGATTAAATGTGCCAGTGCCAAAGtctataattaaaaacaaaatttgctCAAAGAAAAGAGTATGACATTATTTTTAGGTCAGTTCGGTTCAAGTTACCTAAAATAATCAacttgattaaaataataataatgtgaaaaATTATCTATAGAGTAAGAATTAATTGACATTAATCTCTTTCAGTTGATATTTTAAGTTCAGAAGAATAATTGATTTGATAACCACAATGTTCGTTCAAGATTTGATGTCCCGTAAAAACTGCCTATTGACTTTGTCGGgtttgaaatttcaaacaaTAAAAACCACACACGTGTTTCATTTACACAAGCATATGTTAAAACGACTGACACAAGGCAACATATTTTAGAGCTAATTTATTTGTCACAAAGTAACGTACGCATGCAACTAATGtcatagaaaaataatataaagcaaAAATATTAGACTAAGCAACCAaccatattattaaaaaaaaaacattggtaCAATGCTAGttgacattaaaaaataattatatcatgtaaataacttgaataaatatgtttaaaaaattaaataaatattttttaaatagttaaatatgagtaatttttaataaataaaaaagaacttagttgttatttttttgaatacaacttagttgttatttaaaaacaaaaaaaaaaaacaaaaaagtcgTTTTATATAAGCCTATTTAAATAGTATAAGAAATTTAGATTAACTTATCCGGATATCATTTATACCTTGGTTAAGTTGATTGTTTATTTAACTACattagaatataatttatatatttcctcactatactgttttttttattaatcgCAACAgacatgaattttaaaa from Ipomoea triloba cultivar NCNSP0323 chromosome 6, ASM357664v1 includes:
- the LOC116021884 gene encoding uncharacterized protein LOC116021884, which codes for MAISDAVVGNLTTLYLAAIVAMKVYGSVTGRSFGGGFVLIASTAAVGALLIASLTWDVSRKATYALTRRHRLRHHNQPQQNHHDGHEMCRGGICWHGVAVKSPASQVRFRLPQPQPHNRL